The following coding sequences are from one Sciurus carolinensis chromosome 11, mSciCar1.2, whole genome shotgun sequence window:
- the Lmo1 gene encoding rhombotin-1 isoform X2, with protein sequence MVLDPEDGVPMLSVQPKGKQKGCAGCNRKIKDRYLLKALDKYWHEDCLKCACCDCRLGEVGSTLYTKANLILCRRDYLRLFGTTGNCAACSKLIPAFEMVMRARDNVYHLDCFACQLCNQRFCVGDKFFLKNNMILCQMDYEEGQLNGTFESQVQ encoded by the exons GTGTGCCGATGCTCTCCGTCCAGCCCAAAGGGAAGCAGAAGGGCTGTGCAGGCTGTAACCGTAAGATCAAGGACCGCTACCTGCTGAAGGCACTGGACAAGTACTGGCACGAAGACTGCCTCAAGTGTGCCTGCTGTGACTGCCGCCTGGGCGAGGTGGGCTCCACCCTCTACACCAAGGCCAATCTCATCCTGTGCCGTCGTGACTACCTGAG GCTGTTCGGCACCACAGGAAACTGTGCCGCTTGCAGCAAGTTGATCCCAGCCTTCGAAATGGTAATGCGGGCCCGGGACAATGTGTATCACCTGGACTGCTTTGCCTGCCAACTCTGCAACCAGAG ATTTTGCGTGGGAGACAAATTCTTCCTGAAGAACAACATGATCTTGTGTCAGATGGACTATGAGGAGGGGCAGCTCAATGGCACCTTTGAATCCCAGGTTCAGTAA
- the Lmo1 gene encoding rhombotin-1 isoform X1 — protein sequence MMVLDKEDGVPMLSVQPKGKQKGCAGCNRKIKDRYLLKALDKYWHEDCLKCACCDCRLGEVGSTLYTKANLILCRRDYLRLFGTTGNCAACSKLIPAFEMVMRARDNVYHLDCFACQLCNQRFCVGDKFFLKNNMILCQMDYEEGQLNGTFESQVQ from the exons GTGTGCCGATGCTCTCCGTCCAGCCCAAAGGGAAGCAGAAGGGCTGTGCAGGCTGTAACCGTAAGATCAAGGACCGCTACCTGCTGAAGGCACTGGACAAGTACTGGCACGAAGACTGCCTCAAGTGTGCCTGCTGTGACTGCCGCCTGGGCGAGGTGGGCTCCACCCTCTACACCAAGGCCAATCTCATCCTGTGCCGTCGTGACTACCTGAG GCTGTTCGGCACCACAGGAAACTGTGCCGCTTGCAGCAAGTTGATCCCAGCCTTCGAAATGGTAATGCGGGCCCGGGACAATGTGTATCACCTGGACTGCTTTGCCTGCCAACTCTGCAACCAGAG ATTTTGCGTGGGAGACAAATTCTTCCTGAAGAACAACATGATCTTGTGTCAGATGGACTATGAGGAGGGGCAGCTCAATGGCACCTTTGAATCCCAGGTTCAGTAA